A DNA window from Equus przewalskii isolate Varuska chromosome 12, EquPr2, whole genome shotgun sequence contains the following coding sequences:
- the ATXN2L gene encoding ataxin-2-like protein isoform X12, which yields MLKPQPPQQTSQPQQPPPTQQAVARRPPGGTSPPNGGLPGPLASTSAPPGPPAAASPCLGPAAVAGSGLRRGAESILAPPPPPPQQQHQERPGAAAIGSARGQSTGKGPPQSPVFEGVYNNSRMLHFLTAVVGSTCDVKVKNGATYEGIFKTLSSKFELAVDAVHRKASEPVGGPRREDIVDTMVFKPSDVMLVHFRNVDFNYATKDKFTDSAIAMNSKVNGEHKEKVLQRWEGGDSNSDDYDLESDMSNGWDPNEMFKFNEENYGVKTTYDSSLSSYTVPLEKDNSEEFRQRELRAAQLAREIESSPQYRLRIAMENDDGRTEEEKHSAVQRQGSGRESPSLASREGKYIPLPQRVREGPRGGVRCSSSRGGRPGLSSLPPRGPHHLDNSNPGPGSETRGINGGPSRMSPKAQRPLRGAKTLSSPSSRPSAEASVPSPPAVSRMYPPRSPKSAAPAPISASCPEPPIGSAVPTSSASIPVTSSVDPGVGSISPASPKISLAPTDVKELPTKEPGRTLESQELSRIAGKVPGLQSEQKRFQLEELRKFGAQFKLQPSSSPETSLDPFPPRILKEEAKGKEKEVDGLLNSEPIGSPVSKTESALDKEDKAPLPPAGGTEGAEQPPPPCPSQTGSPPVGLIKGDDKDEGPVAEQVKKSTLNPNAKEFNPTKPLLSVNKSTSTPTSPGPRTHSTPSIPVLTAGQSGLYSPQYISYIPPIHMGPAVQAPQMYPYPVSNSVPGQQGKYRGAKGSLPPQRSDQHQPASAPPMMQAAAAAGPPLVAATPYSSYIPYNPQQFPGQPAMMQPMAHYPSQPVFAPMLQGSPRMLTSGSHPQAIVSSSTPQYPSAEQPTPQALYATVHQSYPHHATQLHAHQPQPATTPTGSQPQSQHAAPSPVQHQAGQAPHLGSGQPQQNLYHPGALTGTPPSLPPGPSAQSPQSSFPQPAAVYAIHPHQQLPHGFTNMAHVTQAHVQTGITAAPPPHPGAPHPPQVMLLHPPQSHGGPPQGAVPQSGVPALSASTPSPYPYIGHPQALSDPDCLLT from the exons ATGTTGAAGCCTCAGCCGCCACAACAGAcctcccagccccagcagccGCCCCCCACGCAACAGGCCGTGGCCCGCCGGCCTCCCGGAGGCACCAGCCCTCCCAACGGCGGCCTCCCGGGGCCCCTGGCCTCCACCTCGGCTCCCCCAGGGCCTCCCGCGGCTGCTTCCCCCTGCCTGGGGCCTGCAGCCGTTGCCGGGAGCGGGCTCCGCCGGGGAGCCGAGAGCATCTTGGCGCCGCCACCACCGCCGCCGCAGCAGCAGCATCAGGAGAGGCCAGGGGCAGCGGCCATCGGCAGCGCCAG GGGACAAAGCACAGGAAAGGGACCCCCACAGTCACCG GTGTTTGAGGGTGTCTACAACAATTCCAGAATGCTGCATTTCCTTACAGCTGTTGTG GGCTCCACCTGTGATGTAAAGGTGAAGAATGGTGCCACCTATGAAGGTATCTTCAAGACTTTGAGCTCAAAG TTTGAACTAGCAGTAGACGCTGTGCACCGGAAAGCATCTGAGCCAGTAGGTGGCCCTCGTCGGGAAGACATTGTGGACACCATGGTGTTTAAGCCAAGTGATGTCATGCTTGTCCACTTCCGAAATGTTGACTTCAATTATGCTACTAAAG ACAAGTTCACTGATTCAGCCATTGCCATGAACTCGAAGGTGAATGGGGAGCACAAAGAGAAGGTGCTTCAGCGCTGGGAGGGGGGTGACAGCAACAGCGATGACTACGACCTCGAGTCTGACATG TCCAATGGATGGGATCCCAATGAAATGTTCAAGTTCAATGAGGAAAACTATGGTGTAAAGACTACCTATGACAGCAGTCTCTCTTCTTATAC GGTGCCCTTAGAGAAGGACAACTCAGAAGAGTTTCGTCAGCGGGAGCTACGAGCGGCCCAGTTGGCTCGAGAGATTGAATCGAGCCCTCAGTACCGCCTGCGGATTGCCATGGAGAACGATGATGGGCGCACTGAAGAGGAGAAGCACAGTGCGGTCCAGCGGCAGGGTTCAGGACGAGAGAGCCCCAGCTTGGCATCTAG GGAGGGAAAGTATATCCCTCTACCCCAGAGAGTTCGGGAAGGTCCCCGGGGAGGCGTTCGATGCAGTAGTTCCCGGGGCGGCCGACCTGGCCTTAGCTCTTTGCCGCCTCGTGGCCCTCACCATCTTGACAATAGCAACCCTGGCCCAGGTTCTGAGACACGTGGTATCAATGGAG gcccTTCCCGCATGTCCCCTAAGGCACAGCGGCCTCTGAGAGGTGCCAAGACTCTGTCTTCACCCAGCAGTAGGCCTTCTGCAGAAGCTTCTGTTCCATCTCCTCCTGCAG tGAGCCGAATGTACCCACCACGCTCTCCCAAGtcggctgcccctgccccaatCTCAGCTTCCTGTCCTGAGCCTCCCATTGGCTCAGCAGTACCAACTTCTTCAGCTTCCATCCCTGTGACATCATCAGTTGATCCTGGAGTAGGCTCCATTTCCCCCGCTTCTCCAAAGATCTCACTGGCCCCCACAGATG TAAAAGAACTTCCAACCAAGGAACCTGGGAGAACTCTGGAGTCCCAGGAGCTGTCCCGGATAGCTGGGAAAG TCCCTGGCCTTCAGAGTGAACAGAAACGCTTTCAACTGGAGGAACTGAGAAAGTTTGGGGCCCAGTTTAAG CTTCAGCCTAGTAGCTCCCCTGAGACCAGCCTGGATCCTTTTCCTCCCCGGATCTTAAAGGAGGAGgccaaagggaaggagaaggaggttgACGGTCTACTGAATTCAGAGCCCATAGGGTCCCCAGTCTCCAAGACAGAGTCTGCATTGGATAAAGAGGACAAAGCACCCCTGCCGCCAGCAGGAGGCACTGAGGGGGCAGAGCAGCCCCCGCCGCCTTGCCCAAGCCAAACTGGCAGCCCCCCAGTGGGCCTCATCAAGGGAGATGACAAGGATGAGGGCCCTGTTGCTGA acAAGTCAAGAAGTCAACCTTGAACCCCAATGCCAAGGAGTTCAATCCCACAAAGCCTCTGCTGTCTGTG AATAAATCCACCAGTACCCCAACTTCTCCAGGGCCCCGGACTCATTCAACTCCCTCCATCCCGGTGCTGACAGCAGGCCAGAGTGGGCTCTATAGCCCCCAGTACATTTCCTACATACCTCCGATCCACATGGGACCAGCTGTTCAG GCACCTCAGATGTATCCATATCCTGTATCCAACTCAGTGCCTGGACAGCAGGGCAAGTACCGGGGAGCAAAAG gctccctgcccccacagcgCTCGGACCAACACCAGCCAGCTTCAGCCCCTCCGATGATGCAGGCCGCTGCCGCTGCTGGCCCACCTCTGGTGGCTGCCACACCTTACTCTTCCTACATCCCATACAACCCACAGCAGTTCCCAGGCCAGCCCGCCATGATGCAGCCCATGGCCCACTATCCTTCACAG CCGGTGTTTGCCCCCATGCTTCAAGGCAGCCCACGCATGCTGACGTCAGGGAGTCATCCCCAGGCCATTGTGTCGTCCTCCACCCCTCAGTACCCTTCTGCAGAGCAGCCCACTCCCCAAGCCCTTTATG CCACTGTTCACCAGTCCTATCCACACCATGCCACGCAGCTCCATGCCCACCAGCCGCAGCCGGCCACCACACCTACTGGGAGCCAGCCGCAGTCCCAGCATGCGGCCCCCAGTCCCGTCCAG CACCAGGCGGGGCAGGCCCCACACCTGGGCAGTGGACAGCCACAGCAGAATCTGTACCACCCAGGGGCCCTGACAGGCACACCGCCTTCTCTGCCACCGGGGCCTTCTGCCCAGTCCCCTCAGAGCAGCTTCCCCCAACCAGCCGCTGTGTATGCCATCCATCCCCACCAGCAGCTGCCCCACGGCTTCACCAACATGGCCCACGTTACCCAG GCCCATGTCCAAACTGGAATCACAGCAGCCCCGCCCCCTCACCCTGGGGCTCCCCACCcgccccaggtgatgctgctgcacCCACCCCAGAGCCATGGGGGCCCCCCCCAAGGCGCGGTGCCCCAGAGTGGGGTGCCTGCACTCTCAGCTTCCACACCCTCACCCTACCCCTACATCGGACACCCCCAAG CTCTCAGTGACCCCGACTGTCTCCTGACTTAG
- the ATXN2L gene encoding ataxin-2-like protein isoform X7 has product MLKPQPPQQTSQPQQPPPTQQAVARRPPGGTSPPNGGLPGPLASTSAPPGPPAAASPCLGPAAVAGSGLRRGAESILAPPPPPPQQQHQERPGAAAIGSARGQSTGKGPPQSPVFEGVYNNSRMLHFLTAVVGSTCDVKVKNGATYEGIFKTLSSKFELAVDAVHRKASEPVGGPRREDIVDTMVFKPSDVMLVHFRNVDFNYATKDKFTDSAIAMNSKVNGEHKEKVLQRWEGGDSNSDDYDLESDMSNGWDPNEMFKFNEENYGVKTTYDSSLSSYTVPLEKDNSEEFRQRELRAAQLAREIESSPQYRLRIAMENDDGRTEEEKHSAVQRQGSGRESPSLASREGKYIPLPQRVREGPRGGVRCSSSRGGRPGLSSLPPRGPHHLDNSNPGPGSETRGINGGPSRMSPKAQRPLRGAKTLSSPSSRPSAEASVPSPPAALSLFPVSRMYPPRSPKSAAPAPISASCPEPPIGSAVPTSSASIPVTSSVDPGVGSISPASPKISLAPTDVKELPTKEPGRTLESQELSRIAGKVPGLQSEQKRFQLEELRKFGAQFKLQPSSSPETSLDPFPPRILKEEAKGKEKEVDGLLNSEPIGSPVSKTESALDKEDKAPLPPAGGTEGAEQPPPPCPSQTGSPPVGLIKGDDKDEGPVAEQVKKSTLNPNAKEFNPTKPLLSVNKSTSTPTSPGPRTHSTPSIPVLTAGQSGLYSPQYISYIPPIHMGPAVQAPQMYPYPVSNSVPGQQGKYRGAKGSLPPQRSDQHQPASAPPMMQAAAAAGPPLVAATPYSSYIPYNPQQFPGQPAMMQPMAHYPSQPVFAPMLQGSPRMLTSGSHPQAIVSSSTPQYPSAEQPTPQALYATVHQSYPHHATQLHAHQPQPATTPTGSQPQSQHAAPSPVQHQAGQAPHLGSGQPQQNLYHPGALTGTPPSLPPGPSAQSPQSSFPQPAAVYAIHPHQQLPHGFTNMAHVTQAHVQTGITAAPPPHPGAPHPPQVMLLHPPQSHGGPPQGAVPQSGVPALSASTPSPYPYIGHPQAPLPPPGELKIVLAAT; this is encoded by the exons ATGTTGAAGCCTCAGCCGCCACAACAGAcctcccagccccagcagccGCCCCCCACGCAACAGGCCGTGGCCCGCCGGCCTCCCGGAGGCACCAGCCCTCCCAACGGCGGCCTCCCGGGGCCCCTGGCCTCCACCTCGGCTCCCCCAGGGCCTCCCGCGGCTGCTTCCCCCTGCCTGGGGCCTGCAGCCGTTGCCGGGAGCGGGCTCCGCCGGGGAGCCGAGAGCATCTTGGCGCCGCCACCACCGCCGCCGCAGCAGCAGCATCAGGAGAGGCCAGGGGCAGCGGCCATCGGCAGCGCCAG GGGACAAAGCACAGGAAAGGGACCCCCACAGTCACCG GTGTTTGAGGGTGTCTACAACAATTCCAGAATGCTGCATTTCCTTACAGCTGTTGTG GGCTCCACCTGTGATGTAAAGGTGAAGAATGGTGCCACCTATGAAGGTATCTTCAAGACTTTGAGCTCAAAG TTTGAACTAGCAGTAGACGCTGTGCACCGGAAAGCATCTGAGCCAGTAGGTGGCCCTCGTCGGGAAGACATTGTGGACACCATGGTGTTTAAGCCAAGTGATGTCATGCTTGTCCACTTCCGAAATGTTGACTTCAATTATGCTACTAAAG ACAAGTTCACTGATTCAGCCATTGCCATGAACTCGAAGGTGAATGGGGAGCACAAAGAGAAGGTGCTTCAGCGCTGGGAGGGGGGTGACAGCAACAGCGATGACTACGACCTCGAGTCTGACATG TCCAATGGATGGGATCCCAATGAAATGTTCAAGTTCAATGAGGAAAACTATGGTGTAAAGACTACCTATGACAGCAGTCTCTCTTCTTATAC GGTGCCCTTAGAGAAGGACAACTCAGAAGAGTTTCGTCAGCGGGAGCTACGAGCGGCCCAGTTGGCTCGAGAGATTGAATCGAGCCCTCAGTACCGCCTGCGGATTGCCATGGAGAACGATGATGGGCGCACTGAAGAGGAGAAGCACAGTGCGGTCCAGCGGCAGGGTTCAGGACGAGAGAGCCCCAGCTTGGCATCTAG GGAGGGAAAGTATATCCCTCTACCCCAGAGAGTTCGGGAAGGTCCCCGGGGAGGCGTTCGATGCAGTAGTTCCCGGGGCGGCCGACCTGGCCTTAGCTCTTTGCCGCCTCGTGGCCCTCACCATCTTGACAATAGCAACCCTGGCCCAGGTTCTGAGACACGTGGTATCAATGGAG gcccTTCCCGCATGTCCCCTAAGGCACAGCGGCCTCTGAGAGGTGCCAAGACTCTGTCTTCACCCAGCAGTAGGCCTTCTGCAGAAGCTTCTGTTCCATCTCCTCCTGCAG ctctctctctttttccagtGAGCCGAATGTACCCACCACGCTCTCCCAAGtcggctgcccctgccccaatCTCAGCTTCCTGTCCTGAGCCTCCCATTGGCTCAGCAGTACCAACTTCTTCAGCTTCCATCCCTGTGACATCATCAGTTGATCCTGGAGTAGGCTCCATTTCCCCCGCTTCTCCAAAGATCTCACTGGCCCCCACAGATG TAAAAGAACTTCCAACCAAGGAACCTGGGAGAACTCTGGAGTCCCAGGAGCTGTCCCGGATAGCTGGGAAAG TCCCTGGCCTTCAGAGTGAACAGAAACGCTTTCAACTGGAGGAACTGAGAAAGTTTGGGGCCCAGTTTAAG CTTCAGCCTAGTAGCTCCCCTGAGACCAGCCTGGATCCTTTTCCTCCCCGGATCTTAAAGGAGGAGgccaaagggaaggagaaggaggttgACGGTCTACTGAATTCAGAGCCCATAGGGTCCCCAGTCTCCAAGACAGAGTCTGCATTGGATAAAGAGGACAAAGCACCCCTGCCGCCAGCAGGAGGCACTGAGGGGGCAGAGCAGCCCCCGCCGCCTTGCCCAAGCCAAACTGGCAGCCCCCCAGTGGGCCTCATCAAGGGAGATGACAAGGATGAGGGCCCTGTTGCTGA acAAGTCAAGAAGTCAACCTTGAACCCCAATGCCAAGGAGTTCAATCCCACAAAGCCTCTGCTGTCTGTG AATAAATCCACCAGTACCCCAACTTCTCCAGGGCCCCGGACTCATTCAACTCCCTCCATCCCGGTGCTGACAGCAGGCCAGAGTGGGCTCTATAGCCCCCAGTACATTTCCTACATACCTCCGATCCACATGGGACCAGCTGTTCAG GCACCTCAGATGTATCCATATCCTGTATCCAACTCAGTGCCTGGACAGCAGGGCAAGTACCGGGGAGCAAAAG gctccctgcccccacagcgCTCGGACCAACACCAGCCAGCTTCAGCCCCTCCGATGATGCAGGCCGCTGCCGCTGCTGGCCCACCTCTGGTGGCTGCCACACCTTACTCTTCCTACATCCCATACAACCCACAGCAGTTCCCAGGCCAGCCCGCCATGATGCAGCCCATGGCCCACTATCCTTCACAG CCGGTGTTTGCCCCCATGCTTCAAGGCAGCCCACGCATGCTGACGTCAGGGAGTCATCCCCAGGCCATTGTGTCGTCCTCCACCCCTCAGTACCCTTCTGCAGAGCAGCCCACTCCCCAAGCCCTTTATG CCACTGTTCACCAGTCCTATCCACACCATGCCACGCAGCTCCATGCCCACCAGCCGCAGCCGGCCACCACACCTACTGGGAGCCAGCCGCAGTCCCAGCATGCGGCCCCCAGTCCCGTCCAG CACCAGGCGGGGCAGGCCCCACACCTGGGCAGTGGACAGCCACAGCAGAATCTGTACCACCCAGGGGCCCTGACAGGCACACCGCCTTCTCTGCCACCGGGGCCTTCTGCCCAGTCCCCTCAGAGCAGCTTCCCCCAACCAGCCGCTGTGTATGCCATCCATCCCCACCAGCAGCTGCCCCACGGCTTCACCAACATGGCCCACGTTACCCAG GCCCATGTCCAAACTGGAATCACAGCAGCCCCGCCCCCTCACCCTGGGGCTCCCCACCcgccccaggtgatgctgctgcacCCACCCCAGAGCCATGGGGGCCCCCCCCAAGGCGCGGTGCCCCAGAGTGGGGTGCCTGCACTCTCAGCTTCCACACCCTCACCCTACCCCTACATCGGACACCCCCAAG CTCCCCTTCCACCCCCCGGGGAACTGAAGATTGTCCTGGCCGCGACCTGA
- the ATXN2L gene encoding ataxin-2-like protein isoform X5: protein MLKPQPPQQTSQPQQPPPTQQAVARRPPGGTSPPNGGLPGPLASTSAPPGPPAAASPCLGPAAVAGSGLRRGAESILAPPPPPPQQQHQERPGAAAIGSARGQSTGKGPPQSPVFEGVYNNSRMLHFLTAVVGSTCDVKVKNGATYEGIFKTLSSKFELAVDAVHRKASEPVGGPRREDIVDTMVFKPSDVMLVHFRNVDFNYATKDKFTDSAIAMNSKVNGEHKEKVLQRWEGGDSNSDDYDLESDMSNGWDPNEMFKFNEENYGVKTTYDSSLSSYTVPLEKDNSEEFRQRELRAAQLAREIESSPQYRLRIAMENDDGRTEEEKHSAVQRQGSGRESPSLASREGKYIPLPQRVREGPRGGVRCSSSRGGRPGLSSLPPRGPHHLDNSNPGPGSETRGINGGPSRMSPKAQRPLRGAKTLSSPSSRPSAEASVPSPPAVSRMYPPRSPKSAAPAPISASCPEPPIGSAVPTSSASIPVTSSVDPGVGSISPASPKISLAPTDVKELPTKEPGRTLESQELSRIAGKVPGLQSEQKRFQLEELRKFGAQFKLQPSSSPETSLDPFPPRILKEEAKGKEKEVDGLLNSEPIGSPVSKTESALDKEDKAPLPPAGGTEGAEQPPPPCPSQTGSPPVGLIKGDDKDEGPVAEQVKKSTLNPNAKEFNPTKPLLSVNKSTSTPTSPGPRTHSTPSIPVLTAGQSGLYSPQYISYIPPIHMGPAVQAPQMYPYPVSNSVPGQQGKYRGAKGSLPPQRSDQHQPASAPPMMQAAAAAGPPLVAATPYSSYIPYNPQQFPGQPAMMQPMAHYPSQPVFAPMLQGSPRMLTSGSHPQAIVSSSTPQYPSAEQPTPQALYATVHQSYPHHATQLHAHQPQPATTPTGSQPQSQHAAPSPVQHQAGQAPHLGSGQPQQNLYHPGALTGTPPSLPPGPSAQSPQSSFPQPAAVYAIHPHQQLPHGFTNMAHVTQAHVQTGITAAPPPHPGAPHPPQVMLLHPPQSHGGPPQGAVPQSGVPALSASTPSPYPYIGHPQGEQPGQAPGFPGGADDRIPPLPPPGELKIVLAAT, encoded by the exons ATGTTGAAGCCTCAGCCGCCACAACAGAcctcccagccccagcagccGCCCCCCACGCAACAGGCCGTGGCCCGCCGGCCTCCCGGAGGCACCAGCCCTCCCAACGGCGGCCTCCCGGGGCCCCTGGCCTCCACCTCGGCTCCCCCAGGGCCTCCCGCGGCTGCTTCCCCCTGCCTGGGGCCTGCAGCCGTTGCCGGGAGCGGGCTCCGCCGGGGAGCCGAGAGCATCTTGGCGCCGCCACCACCGCCGCCGCAGCAGCAGCATCAGGAGAGGCCAGGGGCAGCGGCCATCGGCAGCGCCAG GGGACAAAGCACAGGAAAGGGACCCCCACAGTCACCG GTGTTTGAGGGTGTCTACAACAATTCCAGAATGCTGCATTTCCTTACAGCTGTTGTG GGCTCCACCTGTGATGTAAAGGTGAAGAATGGTGCCACCTATGAAGGTATCTTCAAGACTTTGAGCTCAAAG TTTGAACTAGCAGTAGACGCTGTGCACCGGAAAGCATCTGAGCCAGTAGGTGGCCCTCGTCGGGAAGACATTGTGGACACCATGGTGTTTAAGCCAAGTGATGTCATGCTTGTCCACTTCCGAAATGTTGACTTCAATTATGCTACTAAAG ACAAGTTCACTGATTCAGCCATTGCCATGAACTCGAAGGTGAATGGGGAGCACAAAGAGAAGGTGCTTCAGCGCTGGGAGGGGGGTGACAGCAACAGCGATGACTACGACCTCGAGTCTGACATG TCCAATGGATGGGATCCCAATGAAATGTTCAAGTTCAATGAGGAAAACTATGGTGTAAAGACTACCTATGACAGCAGTCTCTCTTCTTATAC GGTGCCCTTAGAGAAGGACAACTCAGAAGAGTTTCGTCAGCGGGAGCTACGAGCGGCCCAGTTGGCTCGAGAGATTGAATCGAGCCCTCAGTACCGCCTGCGGATTGCCATGGAGAACGATGATGGGCGCACTGAAGAGGAGAAGCACAGTGCGGTCCAGCGGCAGGGTTCAGGACGAGAGAGCCCCAGCTTGGCATCTAG GGAGGGAAAGTATATCCCTCTACCCCAGAGAGTTCGGGAAGGTCCCCGGGGAGGCGTTCGATGCAGTAGTTCCCGGGGCGGCCGACCTGGCCTTAGCTCTTTGCCGCCTCGTGGCCCTCACCATCTTGACAATAGCAACCCTGGCCCAGGTTCTGAGACACGTGGTATCAATGGAG gcccTTCCCGCATGTCCCCTAAGGCACAGCGGCCTCTGAGAGGTGCCAAGACTCTGTCTTCACCCAGCAGTAGGCCTTCTGCAGAAGCTTCTGTTCCATCTCCTCCTGCAG tGAGCCGAATGTACCCACCACGCTCTCCCAAGtcggctgcccctgccccaatCTCAGCTTCCTGTCCTGAGCCTCCCATTGGCTCAGCAGTACCAACTTCTTCAGCTTCCATCCCTGTGACATCATCAGTTGATCCTGGAGTAGGCTCCATTTCCCCCGCTTCTCCAAAGATCTCACTGGCCCCCACAGATG TAAAAGAACTTCCAACCAAGGAACCTGGGAGAACTCTGGAGTCCCAGGAGCTGTCCCGGATAGCTGGGAAAG TCCCTGGCCTTCAGAGTGAACAGAAACGCTTTCAACTGGAGGAACTGAGAAAGTTTGGGGCCCAGTTTAAG CTTCAGCCTAGTAGCTCCCCTGAGACCAGCCTGGATCCTTTTCCTCCCCGGATCTTAAAGGAGGAGgccaaagggaaggagaaggaggttgACGGTCTACTGAATTCAGAGCCCATAGGGTCCCCAGTCTCCAAGACAGAGTCTGCATTGGATAAAGAGGACAAAGCACCCCTGCCGCCAGCAGGAGGCACTGAGGGGGCAGAGCAGCCCCCGCCGCCTTGCCCAAGCCAAACTGGCAGCCCCCCAGTGGGCCTCATCAAGGGAGATGACAAGGATGAGGGCCCTGTTGCTGA acAAGTCAAGAAGTCAACCTTGAACCCCAATGCCAAGGAGTTCAATCCCACAAAGCCTCTGCTGTCTGTG AATAAATCCACCAGTACCCCAACTTCTCCAGGGCCCCGGACTCATTCAACTCCCTCCATCCCGGTGCTGACAGCAGGCCAGAGTGGGCTCTATAGCCCCCAGTACATTTCCTACATACCTCCGATCCACATGGGACCAGCTGTTCAG GCACCTCAGATGTATCCATATCCTGTATCCAACTCAGTGCCTGGACAGCAGGGCAAGTACCGGGGAGCAAAAG gctccctgcccccacagcgCTCGGACCAACACCAGCCAGCTTCAGCCCCTCCGATGATGCAGGCCGCTGCCGCTGCTGGCCCACCTCTGGTGGCTGCCACACCTTACTCTTCCTACATCCCATACAACCCACAGCAGTTCCCAGGCCAGCCCGCCATGATGCAGCCCATGGCCCACTATCCTTCACAG CCGGTGTTTGCCCCCATGCTTCAAGGCAGCCCACGCATGCTGACGTCAGGGAGTCATCCCCAGGCCATTGTGTCGTCCTCCACCCCTCAGTACCCTTCTGCAGAGCAGCCCACTCCCCAAGCCCTTTATG CCACTGTTCACCAGTCCTATCCACACCATGCCACGCAGCTCCATGCCCACCAGCCGCAGCCGGCCACCACACCTACTGGGAGCCAGCCGCAGTCCCAGCATGCGGCCCCCAGTCCCGTCCAG CACCAGGCGGGGCAGGCCCCACACCTGGGCAGTGGACAGCCACAGCAGAATCTGTACCACCCAGGGGCCCTGACAGGCACACCGCCTTCTCTGCCACCGGGGCCTTCTGCCCAGTCCCCTCAGAGCAGCTTCCCCCAACCAGCCGCTGTGTATGCCATCCATCCCCACCAGCAGCTGCCCCACGGCTTCACCAACATGGCCCACGTTACCCAG GCCCATGTCCAAACTGGAATCACAGCAGCCCCGCCCCCTCACCCTGGGGCTCCCCACCcgccccaggtgatgctgctgcacCCACCCCAGAGCCATGGGGGCCCCCCCCAAGGCGCGGTGCCCCAGAGTGGGGTGCCTGCACTCTCAGCTTCCACACCCTCACCCTACCCCTACATCGGACACCCCCAAGGTGAGCAGCCTGGCCAGGCGCCTGGATTTCCAGGAGGAGCCGATGACAGGATTC CTCCCCTTCCACCCCCCGGGGAACTGAAGATTGTCCTGGCCGCGACCTGA